One window of Zalophus californianus isolate mZalCal1 chromosome 3, mZalCal1.pri.v2, whole genome shotgun sequence genomic DNA carries:
- the IHH gene encoding indian hedgehog protein produces MSPARLRPRLRFCLLLLLLLVPAARGCGPGRVVGSRRRPPRKLVPLAYKQFSPNVPEKTLGASGRYEGKIARSSERFKELTPNYNPDIIFKDEENTGADRLMTQRCKDRLNSLAISVMNQWPGVKLRVTEGWDEDGHHSEESLHYEGRAVDITTSDRDRNKYGLLARLAVEAGFDWVYYESKAHVHCSVKSEHSAAAKTGGCFPAGAQVRLESGARVALSAVRPGDRVLAMGEDGNPTFSDVLIFLDREPDRLRAFRVIETQDPPRRLALTPAHLLFTSNNHTEPAAHFRATFASQVQPGQYVLVAGVPGLQPARVAAVSTHVALGAYAPLTRHGTLVVEDVVASCFAAVADHRLAQLAFWPLRLFHSLAWGSWSPGEGVHWYPQVLYRLGRLLLEEGSFHSLGMAGSGS; encoded by the exons ATGTCTCCCGCCCGGCTCCGGCCCCGACTGCGGTTCTgcctgctcctgctgctgctgctggtgccgGCGGCGCGGGGCTGCGGGCCGGGCCGGGTGGTGGGCAGCCGGCGGCGGCCGCCGCGCAAGCTTGTGCCGCTCGCCTACAAGCAGTTCAGCCCGAACGTGCCCGAGAAGACCCTGGGCGCCAGCGGGCGCTATGAAGGCAAGATCGCGCGCAGCTCGGAGCGCTTCAAAGAGCTCACCCCCAACTACAATCCCGACATCATCTTCAAGGACGAGGAGAATACGGGCGCCGACCGCCTCATGACCCAG CGCTGCAAGGACCGCCTGAACTCGCTGGCCATCTCGGTGATGAACCAGTGGCCCGGCGTGAAGCTGCGAGTGACCGAAGGCTGGGACGAGGACGGTCACCACTCGGAGGAGTCGCTGCACTATGAGGGCCGCGCGGTGGACATTACCACTTCGGACCGCGACCGCAATAAGTATGGACTGCTGGCGCGCTTGGCAGTGGAGGCCGGCTTCGACTGGGTGTATTACGAGTCCAAGGCCCACGTGCACTGCTCCGTCAAGTCTG AGCACTCGGCTGCTGCCAAGACAGGTGGCTGCTTTCCTGCCGGAGCTCAGGTGCGCCTGGAGAGTGGGGCACGCGTGGCGCTGTCAGCCGTGAGGCCCGGAGACCGGGTGCTGGCCATGGGGGAGGATGGGAACCCCACCTTCAGCGACGTGCTCATTTTCCTGGATCGCGAGCCAGACAGGCTGAGGGCCTTCCGGGTCATTGAGACCCAGGACCCCCCGCGCCGCCTGGCACTCACGCCCGCCCACCTGCTCTTCACCTCCAACAATCACACGGAGCCAGCCGCCCACTTCCGGGCCACGTTTGCCAGCCAGGTGCAGCCCGGCCAGTATGTGCTGGTGGCCGGGGTGCCAGGCCTGCAGCCTGCCCGAGTGGCGGCTGTCTCCACACACGTGGCCCTTGGGGCCTATGCCCCGCTAACACGGCACGGGACGCTGGTGGTGGAGGATGTGGTGGCTTCCTGCTTCGCGGCCGTGGCTGACCACCGTCTGGCTCAGTTGGCCTTCTGGCCCCTGCGACTGTTTCACAGCTTGGCGTGGGGCAGCTGGAGCCCGGGAGAGGGGGTGCACTGGTACCCCCAGGTGCTCTACCGTCTGGGACGGCTCCTGTTGGAAGAGGGTAGCTTCCATTCGCTGGGCATGGCCGGCTCAGGGAGCTGA